From Microbacterium sp. LWH7-1.2:
CCCGGTGGACGGTGCTGCCCGACGCGGGCCGCATCATCCTGTACCGCCTGCCGATCGAGCGCCTCAGTCACTTGCATCGCGACGACGAGCTGCACCGGCGCATGCTGGTCGAAGGCGCCGTCTTCCGCGCAGCCGCCGAGTACCTCGACCGCGACCCGTGGGACCTCGGTCCCGAGCGCTTCCGCTACTTCTGACCCCCTGACCAGGGTCAGGGATAGACGACGATCTCGGGCGTCGCGACGTCGGCCGGCCACACCGGCACGCCGGCGAGGGCACCGTCCCCCGAGAACGACAGACCGGCGCGCACCGGCGCCTGCGGATCGAACACGTACACCGTGCGGGTCGCCAGCCGCACCGCGATGGACCCGTTCGCCGGAACCGTCAGGTTGAGCGCCGAGCCGCCGTCGGTCGGGGACACTTCGACCGTCACCGGCTCGCCGGTCGGGTTCACGAGCGTCAGCGACGGCGTCGGCCCACCGGGCGTCGCGAACAGCGACGGCACCGACACCTCGGGCGCCGGCGTGTACCAGGCGAAGTCGTCCCCCGCCGAGATGCCTGTCGCCTGCCACACCGCCGCGACCACGGGGGCGTCCGCCTCGACGGTGACCGTATAGGCGCCGGGCGCCAGTCCGTTCAGCGCGAGCTCGAGGGGCTTGCCCGCCTCGAGCGGCAGCTCCTGCGGTTCCCCGATCGTCTCGGTGCGGCCGGCGGAGGTGACGGACACGCGTGCGGTGGCGGGCAGCGAGGGTGACAGCATCCGCAGCACCGTCGTCTCGTCGGCCGCGCCGTCGGCGTCGGCCGGACGCGTGACCGTGATGCCGGTGATCACCTGCGTGTTCTCAGTGTGGGCGATCGGGCCGACCTGATCGACTCCGCCGGGGGTCAGGGTGCGGGTGATGCTCGCCTGGAGCGAGGCGTGGATGGGTGCCCCGACGGCCGAGACGCGGACGACCGGCGTCTCCTCGCCGAGCGCCAGGCCGGCGAGGGGGATGACGCGCTGCGTACCGGGCGCGATCACGAGGTCGGTGCCGCCGGGCGGCGTCTGCGGGCCGTCGACCCCGTACACCGTCAGCTGAACCGTGGCGGGAACCGAGCCCGGATTGGCGAGCAGCACCAGGTCGGCGGCGCCGGTCGCTCCCGATCCG
This genomic window contains:
- a CDS encoding DUF5719 family protein; the encoded protein is MSDRRVFRWATTSARLLIGTAVSVLAVIAVVTAVAVPWPALVREPLSVPATPAPAASVIACDGGLLSIGRNPTAASTVTLAAPQSVIGGTADGAGAVEQQLMTTGVGPGPLAYTAEPRDDQAVDIAATGAATANADDLSGFAASACRPPLLDSWLVGGSGATGAADLVLLANPGSVPATVQLTVYGVDGPQTPPGGTDLVIAPGTQRVIPLAGLALGEETPVVRVSAVGAPIHASLQASITRTLTPGGVDQVGPIAHTENTQVITGITVTRPADADGAADETTVLRMLSPSLPATARVSVTSAGRTETIGEPQELPLEAGKPLELALNGLAPGAYTVTVEADAPVVAAVWQATGISAGDDFAWYTPAPEVSVPSLFATPGGPTPSLTLVNPTGEPVTVEVSPTDGGSALNLTVPANGSIAVRLATRTVYVFDPQAPVRAGLSFSGDGALAGVPVWPADVATPEIVVYP